In Streptomyces longhuiensis, the following proteins share a genomic window:
- a CDS encoding Gfo/Idh/MocA family protein gives MTRLDVGLIGAGGIARAHLPAWIELGARVTILSTDGNAEKLAAKYAASGVTATHSLAGLLDRSGVVDICTPTFTHRELALDAIAAGKHVICEKPLALTVSEAAEMADAAEAAGVLLFPAHVVRYFPAYAAMAESVGKGAVGTPAVLRFTRSGAYPVWAPWFSDPALSGGILMDQMIHDLDFARMLAGEVVRVHARLRGRQEPGAKPGDVAVGTAVLTHASGAISHVLGVWGLPDLQFRTTFRVAGPDGILEHDSTALPGFRILAQGTRPPGEGIPGSPMTESPYLTELREFAGAVDGGPVPRVTARDGVEAVRIAAAAAASARTGEPVELKISEEAAR, from the coding sequence ATGACACGCCTCGATGTGGGTCTGATCGGCGCGGGCGGCATCGCCCGGGCCCATCTGCCCGCGTGGATCGAGCTGGGCGCCCGCGTCACCATCCTGTCCACGGACGGGAACGCGGAGAAGCTCGCCGCGAAGTACGCCGCGTCCGGCGTGACGGCCACGCACAGCCTGGCCGGTCTCCTGGACCGCTCCGGCGTCGTCGACATCTGCACACCCACCTTCACCCACCGGGAGCTCGCGCTCGACGCGATCGCCGCCGGCAAGCACGTCATCTGCGAGAAGCCCCTCGCGCTCACCGTGTCCGAGGCCGCCGAGATGGCGGACGCGGCCGAGGCGGCGGGCGTCCTGCTGTTCCCCGCGCACGTGGTCCGCTACTTCCCCGCGTACGCGGCGATGGCCGAGTCCGTCGGCAAGGGCGCCGTCGGGACCCCCGCGGTCCTGCGCTTCACCCGCTCGGGCGCCTATCCGGTGTGGGCTCCGTGGTTCTCCGACCCGGCCCTGTCGGGCGGCATCCTGATGGACCAGATGATCCACGACCTGGACTTCGCCCGCATGCTCGCGGGCGAGGTCGTACGCGTGCACGCCAGGCTCCGGGGCCGTCAGGAGCCGGGCGCGAAACCCGGTGACGTCGCGGTCGGCACGGCGGTCCTGACCCACGCGTCGGGCGCGATCAGCCACGTCCTCGGCGTGTGGGGGCTGCCCGACCTCCAGTTCCGTACGACGTTCCGTGTCGCGGGGCCCGACGGGATCCTGGAGCACGACTCGACGGCCCTGCCCGGGTTCCGCATCCTCGCCCAGGGCACGCGTCCGCCCGGCGAGGGCATTCCCGGCAGCCCGATGACGGAGAGCCCGTACCTGACGGAGCTGCGCGAGTTCGCCGGGGCGGTGGACGGCGGGCCCGTTCCCCGTGTGACGGCCCGCGACGGCGTCGAGGCGGTGCGGATCGCGGCTGCGGCGGCCGCCTCGGCCCGTACGGGCGAACCCGTGGAACTCAAGATCTCCGAGGAGGCGGCCCGATGA
- a CDS encoding mechanosensitive ion channel family protein, translating into MNRAMTPDDLIVAGIAVAAGLAAGLLLRMMLRWLGVRADRTRWGGDDVIVDALRSLVPWAAVAAGVAVAASALPLTTRTRHNVTVTLTALLILVATFTAGRVISGLVRSVAQSRSAVAGSATIFVNITRVVVLAVGFLVVLQTLGISIAPLLTALGVGGLAVALALQDTLANLFAGVHILASKTVQPGDYIRLSSGEEGYVVDINWRNTVVRQLSNNLVIIPNAKLASTNMTNYSRPEQQMTLLVQVGVGYDSDLEHVERVTAEVVESVMVDITGAVPDHEPAIRFHTFGDSRISFTVILGVGEFSDQYRIKHEFIKRLHARYRDEGIRIPAPTRTVALQQGAVAIPHQREAPPIP; encoded by the coding sequence GTGAACCGTGCGATGACGCCCGACGATCTGATAGTGGCCGGGATCGCGGTCGCCGCGGGGCTCGCGGCCGGTCTGCTCCTGCGCATGATGCTGCGCTGGCTGGGCGTGCGCGCGGACCGGACGCGCTGGGGCGGCGACGACGTCATCGTGGACGCGCTGCGCAGTCTCGTACCGTGGGCGGCGGTCGCCGCCGGTGTCGCTGTGGCCGCCTCCGCGCTGCCGCTCACCACCCGGACCCGGCACAACGTCACCGTGACGCTGACGGCGCTGCTGATCCTCGTCGCCACGTTCACCGCGGGCCGGGTGATCTCCGGGCTCGTGCGGTCGGTGGCGCAGTCGCGGTCCGCGGTCGCCGGGTCGGCCACCATCTTCGTGAACATCACGCGGGTCGTGGTGCTCGCGGTGGGCTTCCTCGTGGTCCTGCAGACCCTGGGCATCTCCATCGCCCCGCTCCTGACCGCCCTCGGCGTCGGCGGTCTCGCGGTGGCGCTCGCGCTCCAGGACACCCTCGCGAACCTCTTCGCGGGCGTGCACATCCTGGCCTCCAAGACCGTGCAGCCCGGCGACTACATCCGGCTCAGCAGCGGTGAGGAGGGCTACGTCGTCGACATCAACTGGCGCAACACCGTGGTGCGTCAGCTCTCCAACAACCTGGTCATCATCCCGAACGCCAAGCTCGCCTCCACCAACATGACCAACTACAGCCGCCCGGAGCAGCAGATGACGCTGCTCGTCCAGGTCGGCGTCGGCTACGACAGCGACCTGGAGCATGTCGAGCGGGTCACGGCCGAGGTCGTCGAGAGCGTCATGGTCGACATCACCGGCGCCGTCCCCGACCATGAACCGGCCATCCGCTTCCACACGTTCGGGGACTCCAGGATCAGCTTCACGGTGATCCTCGGCGTCGGCGAGTTCAGCGACCAGTACCGGATCAAGCACGAGTTCATCAAGCGCCTCCATGCCCGGTACCGGGACGAGGGCATCCGGATCCCGGCACCCACGCGGACGGTGGCCCTGCAGCAGGGAGCGGTGGCCATTCCGCACCAGCGCGAGGCACCGCCGATTCCGTGA
- a CDS encoding Gfo/Idh/MocA family protein — protein sequence MKVGVLSFAHVHAGGFARLLDGMEGVEVLAADPDTDLAAPGEVRGREFADRLGVAYADSYEELFAWGPDKVVVCSENVRHRPLVELAAAHGVDVLCEKPLATTEEDGAAMVEACRAAGVRLAVAHPVRFSPAYTAVRAAVRSGTAGGVLAVSGANNGYLPAARRRWFADPQLAGGGALMDHTVHIADLLDDLFEASPATTVYAQVNNVLHEGRVDADTAGLVTVEYANGAVATIDCSWSQPQHHPAWGGLQMQVIGDRATLEMDAFDQKVHGFSETSRAPFELPYGVNLDALMLHSFLYGGSGGTSVTDGESGLRSLRIVTAAYRSAREGRAVPVR from the coding sequence ATGAAGGTCGGAGTGCTGTCGTTCGCGCATGTCCACGCGGGCGGGTTCGCTCGTCTGCTCGACGGGATGGAGGGCGTCGAGGTCCTGGCGGCCGACCCGGACACGGATCTGGCGGCGCCGGGTGAGGTCCGGGGCCGGGAGTTCGCCGACCGGCTCGGGGTGGCCTACGCGGACTCGTACGAGGAGCTGTTCGCCTGGGGCCCCGACAAGGTCGTCGTCTGCTCGGAGAACGTCCGCCACCGGCCCCTCGTGGAGCTGGCGGCGGCGCACGGGGTGGACGTGCTGTGCGAGAAGCCCCTCGCGACGACGGAGGAGGACGGCGCGGCGATGGTCGAGGCGTGCCGCGCCGCGGGCGTGCGGCTCGCGGTGGCGCACCCCGTCCGTTTCAGCCCGGCCTACACGGCGGTCCGCGCCGCGGTGCGCTCCGGCACGGCGGGCGGCGTCCTCGCGGTGTCCGGCGCCAACAACGGATATCTGCCGGCCGCCCGGCGCCGCTGGTTCGCCGACCCTCAACTGGCGGGCGGCGGAGCCCTGATGGACCACACCGTGCACATCGCGGATCTCCTGGACGACCTCTTCGAGGCGTCCCCCGCCACCACCGTGTACGCACAGGTCAACAACGTGCTCCACGAGGGACGGGTGGACGCGGACACCGCGGGGCTCGTCACGGTCGAGTACGCGAACGGCGCCGTCGCGACGATCGACTGCAGCTGGAGCCAGCCCCAGCACCACCCGGCCTGGGGCGGGTTGCAGATGCAGGTGATCGGCGACCGGGCGACCTTGGAGATGGACGCCTTCGACCAGAAGGTCCACGGTTTCAGCGAGACGTCCCGCGCGCCCTTCGAACTGCCCTACGGCGTCAACCTGGACGCCCTGATGCTCCACTCGTTCCTGTACGGCGGCAGTGGCGGGACGAGCGTGACGGACGGCGAATCAGGGCTGCGCTCCCTGCGGATCGTCACGGCGGCGTACCGGTCCGCGCGCGAGGGGAGGGCTGTGCCGGTGCGGTGA
- a CDS encoding NUDIX domain-containing protein, whose protein sequence is MSELVDRVDEQDRVLGTVDRGAAVREGWLHRVATVVCRDPAGRILVHRRAPHVSRFPGRYNWLIGGGVDAGESYEAAAARELAEELGVTAPVRFVFKYLCRGEISPYWLGVHEAVVDGPVVPLPSEIVWHDWLTEAGLTNAMRQYPFVSDSLEAHARYVALGREGGAGTAR, encoded by the coding sequence ATGAGCGAACTGGTGGACCGCGTGGACGAACAGGACCGCGTACTCGGCACCGTGGACCGGGGCGCGGCGGTCCGTGAGGGGTGGCTGCATCGGGTGGCGACGGTCGTGTGCCGCGACCCGGCGGGGCGGATCCTCGTGCATCGCAGGGCGCCGCACGTCTCCCGCTTTCCCGGGCGGTACAACTGGCTGATCGGCGGGGGTGTGGACGCGGGCGAGTCGTACGAGGCCGCCGCGGCCCGCGAGCTCGCGGAGGAACTCGGGGTCACGGCCCCGGTCCGCTTCGTCTTCAAGTACCTGTGCCGCGGGGAGATCAGCCCGTACTGGCTCGGGGTCCACGAGGCCGTCGTCGACGGACCGGTGGTGCCGCTCCCCTCCGAGATCGTCTGGCACGACTGGCTCACCGAGGCCGGGCTGACGAACGCGATGCGCCAGTACCCGTTCGTGTCGGACTCCCTGGAGGCGCACGCGCGGTACGTCGCGCTGGGCCGCGAAGGCGGGGCGGGGACGGCGCGCTGA
- a CDS encoding NAD(P)/FAD-dependent oxidoreductase, with protein MTRRQRGVDVLVVGAGPAGLAAARGLAEHGVGVVEVLEREVVAGGVPRHCHHRGFGRWGVTGPQYAARTVEAALGSGARVRTGVTATGWAGPLTLDTTGPHGLERITARAVVLATGARERPRSARLVPGTRPAGVLTTGELQQAVHLHGQRVGTRAVVVGAEPVGYAALSALRRARVTVVALTTDQPRHQLGRASAVAARIGHGVPVLTGTTVAELLGRGRLSGVRLRHRDGRLTTVDCDTVVFTGDFVPDHELARRGGVALDPGTRGPAVDGAFRTGVEGVFAVGNVLHAVEPALWAAREGALAADAVRGFLDGSGPAPGGPAIEVAAPLRWVAPNRAVPGVPVDGFVLRTAQALTRPVLVVTQDGHRLHRQYVPRRALPNRTLRLAGHWTGKVDAAGGPVRITVGGLRDGIFGAATE; from the coding sequence ATGACGCGGCGGCAGCGGGGCGTCGACGTGCTCGTCGTCGGCGCGGGGCCCGCCGGGCTCGCCGCCGCCCGCGGCCTCGCCGAGCACGGCGTGGGCGTCGTGGAGGTCCTGGAGCGTGAGGTGGTGGCGGGCGGTGTGCCGCGGCACTGCCACCACCGCGGGTTCGGCCGGTGGGGCGTGACGGGGCCGCAGTACGCGGCCAGGACCGTCGAGGCCGCGCTCGGCTCCGGCGCCCGCGTACGGACCGGGGTCACCGCCACCGGCTGGGCCGGGCCGCTCACCCTGGACACCACTGGCCCGCACGGGCTCGAACGCATCACCGCGCGCGCCGTCGTCCTCGCCACCGGGGCGCGCGAACGCCCGCGCAGCGCACGCCTCGTACCCGGCACACGGCCCGCCGGAGTGCTCACCACCGGCGAGCTCCAGCAGGCCGTCCACCTGCACGGACAGCGGGTCGGCACCCGCGCGGTCGTCGTCGGAGCCGAACCGGTCGGCTACGCGGCCCTGTCCGCCCTGCGCCGCGCGCGCGTCACCGTCGTCGCGCTCACCACCGATCAGCCGCGCCACCAACTGGGCCGGGCGTCGGCCGTCGCGGCACGCATCGGTCACGGCGTCCCCGTACTCACCGGCACGACCGTGGCCGAACTCCTGGGCAGGGGCCGGCTGTCGGGTGTACGGCTGCGGCATCGTGACGGCCGGCTGACGACCGTCGACTGCGACACCGTGGTGTTCACCGGGGACTTCGTGCCGGACCACGAGCTGGCGCGGCGCGGGGGAGTGGCACTCGATCCCGGGACGCGGGGGCCCGCCGTCGACGGCGCGTTCCGCACCGGCGTCGAGGGCGTCTTCGCCGTGGGGAACGTGCTGCACGCGGTGGAGCCGGCGCTGTGGGCGGCCCGCGAGGGCGCGCTCGCGGCCGACGCCGTGCGCGGGTTCCTGGACGGCTCGGGTCCGGCGCCGGGCGGCCCGGCGATCGAGGTCGCGGCGCCCCTGCGCTGGGTGGCGCCGAACCGGGCGGTCCCGGGGGTGCCGGTGGACGGCTTCGTTCTGCGCACGGCGCAGGCGCTGACCCGGCCGGTGCTCGTCGTGACGCAGGACGGCCACCGCCTGCACCGCCAGTACGTACCGCGCCGCGCGCTCCCCAACCGCACCCTGCGCTTGGCGGGCCACTGGACGGGAAAGGTCGACGCCGCAGGCGGCCCCGTCCGGATCACGGTCGGCGGGCTCAGGGACGGAATCTTCGGAGCGGCCACGGAGTGA
- a CDS encoding PQQ-dependent sugar dehydrogenase gives MAARRKNPRLWAAFAVTATLALGGLAAPSHADEPAPAAATAGLSDPIPEKPAQSRTGLVLTEYAQFPKSEPVPAPTDPRLMRHARINTINELPDGSGRMATPDLNGTLYLTDPGTAGKDTGGTPHPYLDVKGTFPNFFSGRGLGQGFGYAAFHPQFAKNGRFYTIHTELASQVTQAPDFKQAGTTTYHGVITEWTADDPKAAVFHGTHREVLRIGFTGQVHGIQQIDFNPTAKPHDKDYGLLYLAVGDGGQGVGNSEPQNMALPHGKLLRIDPAGRNSANGKYGIPAANPFVSTPGALGEIYAVGMRDPHRFSWDTGGSHRMYLGHIGEHAIESVYEVKAGDNFGWSEREGPFLFDKKTTDPCARIAPLPADDAKYGYTYPVAAYDHDPGADWDCRSDVGRAIAGGFVYRGKDAPELRGTYIFGDLVDGRILAADTHDMRRGAGLAPLKSLMLFDQATGKKVTMRDLAGDQRVDLRFGTDLAGDLYIVSKANGKVWKVTGTRTFADCKVGNTPTTHTTGADNWAPVTPAKWEFTRRQTVLTEPGVSRPGPRRPFEYAVLTAGPRYSNVTIEAEVRIDTPVDITNRDVIVVWDYNSDTQFQYAHLSSDNSIYPHNGLFTVDDADRLRIDDQWNGTYGAPPAIKDAAWHKVRLTHCADTGETAVYMDGSRTPLITGTDPVFSSGRVGFGSFDNNGRIRNLKVTGTVARD, from the coding sequence ATGGCAGCACGACGCAAGAATCCAAGACTCTGGGCGGCCTTCGCCGTCACCGCAACCCTGGCGCTCGGCGGGCTCGCCGCGCCCTCGCACGCCGACGAGCCCGCTCCCGCCGCCGCGACCGCGGGACTCAGCGACCCGATCCCGGAGAAGCCCGCCCAGTCGAGGACCGGGCTCGTTCTGACGGAATACGCCCAGTTCCCCAAGTCGGAACCGGTCCCGGCCCCGACGGACCCGCGTCTGATGCGGCACGCCAGGATCAACACCATCAACGAACTCCCCGACGGTTCGGGCCGTATGGCGACCCCGGACCTCAACGGGACGCTCTACCTCACCGACCCGGGCACCGCCGGCAAGGACACCGGTGGCACCCCGCACCCGTACCTCGACGTGAAGGGCACCTTCCCGAACTTCTTCTCGGGCCGTGGCCTCGGCCAGGGCTTCGGATACGCCGCCTTCCACCCGCAGTTCGCGAAGAACGGCCGTTTCTACACCATCCACACCGAACTCGCCTCGCAGGTCACCCAGGCCCCCGACTTCAAGCAGGCGGGCACCACGACGTACCACGGCGTCATCACCGAGTGGACCGCCGACGACCCGAAGGCCGCCGTCTTCCACGGCACCCACCGCGAGGTCCTGCGCATCGGCTTCACCGGCCAGGTGCACGGCATCCAGCAGATCGACTTCAACCCGACCGCCAAGCCCCACGACAAGGACTACGGGCTGCTCTACCTCGCCGTCGGCGACGGCGGCCAGGGCGTCGGCAACAGCGAACCGCAGAACATGGCGCTCCCGCACGGCAAGCTCCTGCGCATCGACCCGGCGGGCCGCAACAGCGCGAACGGCAAGTACGGCATCCCGGCCGCCAACCCGTTCGTGTCCACACCGGGCGCCCTCGGCGAGATCTACGCCGTCGGCATGCGCGACCCGCACCGCTTCAGCTGGGACACCGGCGGCAGCCACCGCATGTACCTCGGCCACATCGGCGAGCACGCCATCGAGTCGGTGTACGAGGTCAAGGCCGGCGACAACTTCGGCTGGAGCGAGCGCGAGGGCCCGTTCCTCTTCGACAAGAAGACCACCGACCCGTGCGCCCGCATCGCGCCGCTGCCCGCCGACGACGCCAAGTACGGCTACACGTACCCCGTCGCCGCGTACGACCACGACCCCGGAGCCGACTGGGACTGCCGCTCCGACGTGGGCCGCGCGATCGCCGGAGGCTTCGTCTACCGGGGCAAGGACGCGCCCGAGCTGCGCGGCACGTACATCTTCGGCGACCTCGTGGACGGCCGGATCCTGGCCGCCGACACCCACGACATGCGCCGCGGCGCCGGTCTCGCGCCGCTCAAGTCACTGATGCTGTTCGACCAGGCCACCGGCAAGAAGGTCACCATGCGCGACCTCGCCGGGGACCAGCGCGTCGACCTGCGCTTCGGTACCGACCTCGCCGGTGACCTGTACATCGTCTCCAAGGCGAACGGCAAGGTCTGGAAGGTCACCGGCACCCGCACCTTCGCCGACTGCAAGGTGGGCAACACCCCCACCACGCACACCACCGGCGCGGACAACTGGGCCCCGGTCACCCCCGCCAAATGGGAGTTCACCCGGCGCCAGACCGTCCTCACCGAGCCGGGCGTCTCCCGCCCGGGCCCGCGCCGCCCCTTCGAGTACGCCGTCCTCACCGCTGGCCCGCGCTACTCGAACGTGACGATCGAGGCCGAGGTGCGCATCGACACCCCGGTCGACATCACCAACCGGGACGTCATCGTCGTCTGGGACTACAACTCGGACACCCAGTTCCAGTACGCGCACCTGTCCAGCGACAACAGCATCTACCCGCACAACGGCCTGTTCACGGTCGACGACGCGGACCGGCTCCGCATCGACGACCAGTGGAACGGCACCTACGGCGCGCCCCCGGCCATCAAGGACGCCGCCTGGCACAAGGTCCGTCTCACGCACTGCGCGGACACCGGCGAGACGGCCGTGTACATGGACGGCAGCCGCACGCCGCTCATCACGGGCACGGACCCGGTGTTCTCCTCGGGCCGCGTGGGCTTCGGCTCGTTCGACAACAACGGCCGGATCCGGAACCTGAAGGTCACGGGGACGGTGGCGCGCGACTGA
- a CDS encoding ROK family protein: MLAEHWQGAATLADDVACVLVGRRISCGLMINGKLHRGRRGGAGELGILPQLGLDAAEKWLAWDGERLPGESETDALARAVRDGDAGARAVLDDYLAGVAPGIAALVLALDPELLVLSGALAPVGEALGPLLTEQLRPLTLHVPRVAVSALGREGVALGAVRRALDALDPHLPYGTGPLRPFPAP, translated from the coding sequence GTGCTCGCCGAGCACTGGCAGGGCGCGGCGACGCTCGCGGACGACGTGGCCTGCGTGCTCGTCGGCCGGCGCATCTCCTGCGGCCTGATGATCAACGGCAAGTTGCACCGCGGACGCCGCGGCGGCGCGGGCGAGCTGGGCATCCTGCCCCAACTCGGCCTGGACGCCGCGGAGAAGTGGCTGGCGTGGGACGGCGAGCGGCTCCCGGGCGAGTCCGAGACGGACGCCCTCGCACGGGCCGTGCGGGACGGGGACGCCGGGGCGCGCGCCGTGCTCGACGACTATCTCGCCGGTGTCGCCCCGGGCATCGCCGCGCTCGTCCTCGCCCTGGACCCCGAGCTCCTGGTCCTCTCCGGCGCGCTCGCCCCGGTCGGTGAGGCACTCGGGCCCCTGCTCACGGAGCAGCTGCGGCCGCTGACGCTGCACGTGCCGCGCGTCGCGGTCAGCGCGCTCGGCCGTGAGGGCGTGGCCCTCGGCGCGGTACGGCGAGCGCTCGACGCTCTCGATCCTCATCTCCCGTACGGGACAGGCCCGTTGCGCCCGTTCCCTGCCCCCTGA
- a CDS encoding LamG domain-containing protein, giving the protein MRLPRTSRTAIARTAVRTGLAPHARRARSARDTRRTRRTALAAVALASVAVLAAAALPAQASGPAHKVPAQANGPEGHSPLRAQAVAAYDFGHPDPADPARERDIGRSRTPLTLINGGSAMRVDDEAYRGSSPALQVRQQNPATAGNDDWKAGTWNEAGVGSLGAFNSAKAATVMGWFKMTGDNPTLNSNTANPTDRYGAIGLAGVLSGTSDGHAVRALLELIQVNGELKLVALGRRLDSGASQTFAASADWQKVLPRGEWVHLAATFDFRDGTMALYRDGKPLDGFYVTPGDPWELTTTPAPHRASPTDPRGIKVGGSFPQNTRENNACDCRMDDLLFLDREVTAGQVSAEYRRMTRGH; this is encoded by the coding sequence ATGAGACTGCCCCGCACCAGCCGCACTGCGATCGCCCGGACCGCCGTCCGCACCGGGCTCGCACCACACGCCCGGCGCGCCCGATCCGCCCGGGACACCCGCCGTACCCGACGCACCGCACTCGCCGCCGTGGCCCTCGCCTCGGTCGCCGTCCTCGCCGCCGCCGCGCTTCCCGCGCAGGCGAGCGGCCCCGCTCACAAGGTCCCCGCGCAGGCCAACGGCCCCGAGGGACACAGCCCGTTGCGCGCCCAGGCCGTCGCCGCCTACGACTTCGGGCACCCCGATCCCGCCGATCCCGCGAGGGAGCGGGACATCGGCCGCTCCCGCACCCCGCTCACGCTCATCAACGGCGGCTCCGCCATGCGCGTCGACGACGAGGCGTACCGGGGCAGCTCGCCCGCCCTCCAGGTGCGTCAGCAGAACCCGGCCACGGCCGGCAACGACGACTGGAAAGCGGGTACTTGGAACGAGGCCGGGGTCGGGTCCCTCGGCGCCTTCAACAGCGCCAAGGCCGCCACGGTCATGGGCTGGTTCAAGATGACGGGCGACAATCCCACCCTCAACTCCAACACCGCCAACCCCACCGACCGCTACGGAGCGATCGGACTCGCCGGGGTGCTCTCCGGCACCAGTGACGGGCACGCCGTGCGTGCGCTGCTCGAACTCATCCAGGTGAACGGCGAGTTGAAGCTCGTCGCGCTCGGCCGTCGCCTCGACAGCGGCGCCTCCCAGACCTTCGCCGCCTCCGCCGACTGGCAGAAGGTGCTGCCCCGGGGCGAGTGGGTCCATCTGGCCGCCACCTTCGACTTCCGCGACGGCACGATGGCCCTGTACCGCGACGGCAAGCCGCTCGACGGCTTCTACGTCACGCCGGGCGACCCCTGGGAACTCACCACCACACCGGCACCGCACCGCGCCTCGCCGACCGACCCGCGCGGCATCAAGGTCGGCGGCAGCTTCCCGCAGAACACGCGCGAGAACAACGCCTGCGACTGCCGCATGGACGATCTCCTCTTCCTGGACCGCGAAGTGACGGCCGGTCAGGTCAGCGCTGAGTACCGCCGCATGACGAGGGGCCACTGA
- a CDS encoding aspartate aminotransferase family protein, whose product MTRLSEHLRQATPVVAERGEGVHLYGTDGRRYLDFTAGIGVTSTGHCHPRVVAAAQEQVATLIHGQYTTVLHRPLQRLVEKLGSVLPEGLDSLFFANSGSEAVEAAMRLARQATGRPNIVVAHGGFHGRTVAAASLTTSGTKIRTGFGPLMAGVAITPFPNAYHYGWDEETATRFALREFDHLLQTVSDPDDTAAILVEPVLGEGGYVPANSAFLQGLRERADRHGILLVLDEVQTGVGRTGRFWGHDHFGVRPDILITAKGLASGFPLSGIAAPEALMHKARPGSQGGTYGGNAVACAAAVATLEVVEEEGLVANAAAMGARLRSGLEDVAAKTEAIGDVRGLGLMLASEFTTPDGEPDAATAVRAQQAAADEGLLLLLCGPWGNVVRMIPALVVDEGQIDDGLRAWAAAVETATATR is encoded by the coding sequence ATGACGCGACTGTCCGAGCATCTGCGCCAGGCCACCCCCGTCGTCGCCGAACGCGGGGAAGGCGTCCATCTCTACGGCACCGACGGCCGCCGATATCTGGACTTCACCGCCGGGATCGGCGTCACCAGCACCGGCCACTGCCACCCGCGCGTGGTCGCCGCCGCCCAGGAGCAGGTGGCCACCCTCATCCACGGCCAGTACACGACCGTCCTGCACCGGCCCCTTCAGCGCCTCGTCGAGAAACTGGGATCGGTTCTGCCCGAAGGACTCGACAGCCTCTTCTTCGCCAACTCCGGCAGCGAGGCCGTCGAAGCGGCCATGCGCCTCGCCCGGCAGGCCACCGGCCGGCCCAACATCGTCGTCGCCCACGGCGGCTTCCACGGCCGCACCGTCGCCGCCGCCTCCCTCACCACGTCCGGCACGAAGATCCGTACCGGCTTCGGGCCGCTCATGGCGGGCGTCGCCATCACCCCCTTCCCGAACGCCTACCACTACGGCTGGGACGAGGAGACCGCGACGCGGTTCGCGCTGCGCGAGTTCGACCACCTCCTCCAGACCGTCTCCGACCCGGACGACACCGCCGCGATCCTCGTCGAACCCGTCCTCGGCGAAGGCGGCTACGTCCCCGCCAACTCCGCCTTCCTGCAAGGACTCAGGGAGCGCGCCGACCGCCACGGCATCCTGCTCGTCCTCGACGAGGTGCAGACCGGCGTCGGCCGCACCGGACGCTTCTGGGGGCACGACCACTTCGGCGTACGCCCCGACATCCTCATCACCGCCAAGGGCCTCGCGAGCGGCTTCCCGCTCTCCGGGATCGCCGCCCCCGAGGCGCTGATGCACAAGGCGCGGCCCGGCTCGCAGGGCGGCACCTACGGCGGCAACGCCGTCGCCTGCGCCGCCGCCGTCGCCACCCTGGAGGTCGTCGAGGAGGAAGGGCTCGTCGCCAACGCCGCCGCCATGGGGGCCCGCCTGCGCTCCGGCCTGGAGGACGTCGCCGCGAAGACGGAGGCGATCGGCGACGTACGAGGACTCGGCCTGATGCTCGCCAGCGAGTTCACGACCCCCGACGGGGAACCCGACGCGGCGACCGCCGTACGGGCCCAGCAGGCCGCCGCCGACGAGGGGCTGCTGCTCCTGCTCTGCGGGCCCTGGGGCAACGTCGTGCGGATGATCCCCGCGCTCGTCGTCGACGAGGGACAGATCGACGACGGCCTGCGGGCCTGGGCCGCGGCCGTGGAGACCGCGACGGCAACCCGCTGA
- a CDS encoding ROK family transcriptional regulator encodes MAGARGHDLAALRGLNTGVVLRALRRESPQTVSQLTAATGLSRPTVEALVDELVSQGWISETGIPPAGRTPGRPARRLRFRSEAGHVVGVDIGLRKIVLVLARLDGEVVAREREDIAEELSGTERIELLRGRLRRFLADHGLRAEAVWAIGIGVPGMVDDTGRIRSVIVPEWTDLDLARRLADDFPCRILVENDVNLARCSPSTGRARRRSRTTWPACSSAGASPAA; translated from the coding sequence ATGGCTGGGGCACGGGGGCACGACCTTGCGGCGCTGCGCGGGCTCAACACGGGTGTCGTGCTGCGGGCACTGCGCAGGGAGAGCCCGCAGACCGTCAGTCAGTTGACGGCCGCCACCGGACTGTCGCGGCCCACGGTCGAGGCGCTGGTCGACGAGCTCGTCTCGCAGGGCTGGATCTCCGAGACCGGCATTCCGCCCGCCGGGCGCACCCCCGGCCGTCCGGCCCGACGGCTGCGTTTCCGGTCCGAGGCCGGGCACGTCGTCGGCGTCGACATCGGGCTGCGCAAGATCGTACTGGTGCTCGCCCGGCTCGACGGCGAGGTCGTCGCGCGTGAACGGGAGGACATCGCCGAGGAGTTGAGCGGCACGGAGCGTATCGAGTTGCTCCGTGGACGGCTGCGCCGCTTCCTCGCCGACCACGGTCTGCGCGCCGAGGCCGTCTGGGCCATCGGTATCGGCGTGCCCGGCATGGTCGACGACACGGGCCGGATCCGGTCGGTGATCGTCCCGGAGTGGACCGATCTGGATCTCGCGCGCCGCCTCGCCGACGACTTCCCGTGCCGGATCCTCGTCGAGAACGACGTGAATCTCGCCCGGTGCTCGCCGAGCACTGGCAGGGCGCGGCGACGCTCGCGGACGACGTGGCCTGCGTGCTCGTCGGCCGGCGCATCTCCTGCGGCCTGA